The proteins below are encoded in one region of Gambusia affinis linkage group LG07, SWU_Gaff_1.0, whole genome shotgun sequence:
- the LOC122834608 gene encoding MICOS complex subunit Mic10-like produces the protein MADELGRKWDRCLADTALKTVTGVGIGIVFSVLFFKRRTWPVSFGSGLGLGMGYSNCQHDFRSQYMIHGRVVKDQ, from the exons ATGGCAGACGAGCTCGGGCGAAAATGGGACCGCTGTCTTGCTGACACAGCCTTAAAAACCG tgACGGGCGTCGGTATCGGCATCGTGTTTTCCGTCCTCTTCTTTAAGC GTCGAACGTGGCCTGTGTCGTTCGGATCGGGCCTGGGGTTGGGAATGGGATACAGCAACTGCCAGCATGACTTCCGGTCACAATATATGATTCATGGCCGCGTGGTGAAG